In Candidatus Nealsonbacteria bacterium, the sequence TTGATGTTGAAATTTTTGAAAAAGAAATTTACGGCTTAGCAGAAGGAAAGGGAAATTTTAATCTTTTACTTGAACTTATTCCACGAGAAAAAGAAATTAATTTGACAGATAAAATTATTACTACTACTTTGGGTGGAAATTTCCCCGAAGGACTTTTAGTGGGAGAAATTAAAAAAGTTAAAAAATCAGACGTTGCTTCTTTTCAGGAAGCTGAAATCCAACCTGCTTTTGATATTAGAGAAATAGATTACCTCTTTCTTATTACCAACTTTACCCAGTAGGAGAATTTTGACAGAGTTTTTACAGAAAACCTTTTATCTACGAAGTAAGTCAAAATTTCTCAACTGGTTTTAATCAGATGGTAAAAAAAATTATATTTTTATTTTTTTTCTTTTATTTTCTAACTTTGCTTCAGACCAGTTTTTTAGCTCGTTTTTTTATCTTTTTACCTAATCTCGTTTTAATTACCATTATCCTGATTAATCTCTTTGAAGACCAAAAAAGTAATCTGGGCATTTTTTCAGCTTTTTTTGGCGGATTTTTTTTAGACATCTTTTCTGAAAAATTCCTCGGTTATTACATTTTGATTTCTCTTTCTATTTCTCTTTTTATTAAACTAATTCTTAAGAGGTATATTGGAAGATATTAAATAATTTTCCATTGATTTAATAAAGATTTTTGTTTATGAATGATTTTTTTAAAAAAAGAAGATTTGAAGTTCGCTTTACAAAAGATATTGAGCCTCACGAGGTTATTTTAGATAACTTAGCGAAAAAGAAAGGCGAAGAGATTGGTGTTTCTGAAAGGAAAATAGAAGTTCCCCTTTTAAAAACTATTTTTAATCGTTCTTTTCTTTTTTCGGTTTTAGTGATATTGGTTCTTTTTTGGAGAGTGTTTCAACTTCAGATAGTGGAAGGGGAGGATTTTTTAGCAAAAGCTAATGAAAATAGGTATATCCTGAGCAAAATACAGGCTGAGAGGGGAGTGATATATGATAGAAATTTAAAACAGTTAGTTTTCAATATTTCCAGCTTTAATTTAATTTGTGAAAAAGATAATCTTCCTCAGTCTGAAATAGAAAAACAGAGGATTTTAAAGGAAGTTTCCCAAATTTTAAACATCAACTATGAAACTCTTCAGGAGAAGATTAGAGAAAATAAAGTAGTTTTTGAAAATTTAGACCACCAGACATTAATTGTTTTAGAAACGAAAATAGGAGAGCTCCCCGGATTTAAAATAGAACAGAACTCAATTAGGGATTATAAAGAAGGAGATAATTTTTCTCATTTAATAGGTTATGTGGGAAAGATAAGTAGTGAGGAATGGAAAAAAGAACCTGAATATTATTCGATTTCTGATTATGTAGGTATAACCGGAATTGAAAAATACCACGAAGAAGTTTTAAGAAAAAATCCGGGAAAAGTAAAAATTGAAAGGGATGCTTTAGAAAATGTAATCTCAAAAGAAATAGTGGCTTTACCCGAATCAGGAGAAAGTTTGGTTTTGTGGTTAGATTCTGACTTACAGAGAAAAACTAAAGAAGAATTAGAAAAACAACTTCAGAGCATAGGGAGTAGAAAAGCTGTGGCAGTGGCTTTAGATCCAAAAACTGGAGGAGTTTTGGCTTTGGTTTCTATTCCTTCTTTTGATAACAACTTATTTTCAAAGAAAGATAAAAAAGCCTTAGAAGAACTTTTTAAAGATGAAAATGAACCGCTTTTTAATCGAGTGATTTCAGGCATAGGATATTCAACTGGTTCTACTATTAAACCCTTGATTGCTTCAGCTGCCCTTCAGGAAAATGTGATTTCTTCCCAAAAAAGCATTAATTGTAGAGGTTTAATAGAGGTTGAACACGAATATAATCCGGAGATTATCTATACATATCATGATTGGCAGGTTCACGGTTGGACGGATATGAGAAAAGCCATTGCCGAATCCTGCAATGTCTATTTTTACAGCATAGGAGGAGGAAATAAGGATTTTGAAATTAAAGGATTAGGACCGCAAACTATAAAAGAATATCTTCAAGTTTTTGGTTGGGGAAAAAAAACGGGTATTGATTTACCAAGTGAGGGAAAAGGTATTTTACCCGATATAGATGAAGATTGGCGGCTTGGACATACTTATTATTTATCTATTGGACAGGGAGCTTTTACGACAACTCCTTTACAAGTAATTAATGCTTTTGCTGCCATTGCTAATGGCGGCAAATTGATGCAACCTCAAGTTGTACAAAAGATTGTTGGTACTGAACAGGGCTCACTGGAAGTACTGAGGGAGATAGAACCTAAAATCATCAGAGAGAATTTTATTGACTCCGAAAATCTTCAGATTGCCAGAGAAGGAATGCGACAGGCTGTCACGGGAAAAAATAGCCCTCTTGCATCAGCTACATTATTAAATTCTTTACCTGTTGCAGTTGCTGCTAAAACAGGGACAGCTGAAACTCCAATAGAAGGTATATATCACAACTGGGTAACTGTTTTTGCTCCTTATGAGGACCCGGAGATTGTCTTAACTATTATGATTGAAGATGTAAAAGACATTAAAGCTGCCGTACTTCCAGTAGCAAAGGAAATATTAAATTGGTATTTTGCCCGGTAGAAGAAATTTTCCATTCAAAATTTCTCTACGGGATTTACTAAATAGCAAAAAATTACTAAAATTAAAGTATATGTCTGCTGAAAAGGAGATTAGAAAAAATAGGATTAAAAAAATAAAAGCAATTAAAAGTGCTGGATTCTTGGCTTATCCTTTAAAAACAAAAAGAACCCAGACAATAAAAGAAACTTTAGGAAATTTCACTAAATTTTTTAGCGAGAAAAAAGAAATAGTTTTAGCAGGAAGAATCAGGCTTTTAAGAATTCATGGAGGAGCTACCTTTTTACATCTTGAAGACGGCACAGGTAAAATTCAAGCCTTCTTTAAAAGAGATAGATTGGGAGAAAAAGGATACAGGTTTTTCTTGAATAATTTTGATATTGGAGATTTTATTGAAGTAAAAGGGATATTGTTTAAGACAAAAAAAGGAGAAAAAACCATTGAAGCTTCTGACTTTAAAATGTTAGCTAAGAGTCTTTTGCCTCTACCTGAAAAGTGGCACGGCTTAAAAG encodes:
- the mreD gene encoding rod shape-determining protein MreD; the encoded protein is MVKKIIFLFFFFYFLTLLQTSFLARFFIFLPNLVLITIILINLFEDQKSNLGIFSAFFGGFFLDIFSEKFLGYYILISLSISLFIKLILKRYIGRY